The proteins below come from a single Rickettsia typhi str. Wilmington genomic window:
- a CDS encoding LptA/OstA family protein, with protein sequence MSLQSSIYRIIKLIIFLTVNISIASAKDTNLQITANTLIIDRIKQKAEYSGNVIIYFDNAILKTQKLYIFYKTIAEKKIIEHIVVPTKLTVERKINNELLLADSAKYFFVDKQLILLGNVILQRNDHVLKTNKLIYYVEIVRK encoded by the coding sequence ATGTCTCTACAATCATCGATTTATCGGATTATTAAACTTATAATATTTCTTACTGTTAATATATCTATTGCTAGTGCTAAAGATACAAATTTACAAATTACTGCTAATACTTTAATTATTGATAGAATAAAACAAAAGGCAGAATATTCTGGAAATGTCATTATTTACTTCGATAATGCGATACTTAAAACGCAAAAATTATATATTTTTTATAAAACAATAGCTGAAAAGAAAATTATTGAACATATAGTTGTTCCTACCAAATTGACTGTAGAAAGAAAAATAAATAATGAATTATTACTTGCAGATAGTGCTAAATATTTTTTTGTTGATAAACAACTTATTCTACTTGGTAATGTAATATTACAACGCAACGATCATGTTTTAAAAACTAATAAACTAATCTACTATGTAGAGATTGTTAGAAAATAG
- the pnp gene encoding polyribonucleotide nucleotidyltransferase, with protein sequence MFNEITKSVIWNRQVLEISTGKIARQADAAVTVKMGNSILLCTCVVANKVKDGIGFFPLTINYREMAYSAGKIPGGFLKREGKASDKEILVSRLIDRPIRPLFHQAFIHETHITCSVLSYDPETPVDILAIIGASAALSISPAPYLEIVAASKVGLINGEFVLNPTLELLKTSQLDLVVAGTKDSVMMVESEAHLLSEEKMLEAIKFGFENFQTVIKLIKEFAKEAKKPKFEMQDLYPSSLKKEIGKLFAKEIEQAFAIKSKQERNANLALIHEKVLTHFVCDIENKKYNNYQIESTLKAISADILRNKILEQNIRIDGRSTTDIRQIACEVGLLPSAHGSALFTRGETQSLVSTTFGTSLDEQIVDSLEGEYKERFMLNYIFPPYSVNEAMPMKAPSRREVGHGKLAWRAINPILPNKVQFPYSIRVVAETTESNGSSSMATVCGSSLALMYAGVPIKAPVAGIAMGLIKEGDKFAILSDIIGDEDYFGDMDFKVAGTSKGITALQMDIKISGIDFKIIQVALEQARHGRLHILEQMNKIISKPNSELSKNAPSSTTIKIDKDKIKDIIGPGGKIIKEICETSNAKIDISDDGTVSVYAADRDKIKVALDKIKAIAVEPEIGEIFNGTVMKVLDSGAFINYLGNKDGFVHISEISETRIDKVSSVLKQGDIVKVKLIGFDNKGKAKLTIKNACKDHSLNNPKQKNNVKEDSEPEQRRDASKKRTWNEDNNTEMSEVITERKYFT encoded by the coding sequence ATGTTTAATGAAATAACTAAGAGCGTGATATGGAATAGGCAAGTGCTTGAGATTAGTACAGGTAAAATAGCAAGACAAGCTGATGCAGCAGTTACTGTAAAAATGGGTAATTCAATTTTATTATGTACGTGTGTAGTAGCGAACAAAGTGAAAGATGGTATAGGATTTTTCCCTTTAACAATTAATTATAGAGAAATGGCATATTCTGCTGGTAAGATACCAGGGGGGTTTTTAAAACGTGAAGGGAAAGCATCAGATAAAGAAATTTTAGTATCTCGTTTAATAGATAGACCAATTAGACCATTATTTCATCAAGCTTTTATACATGAAACGCATATAACTTGCAGTGTTCTTTCATATGATCCTGAAACTCCTGTAGATATACTTGCAATTATAGGTGCATCTGCTGCACTTAGCATATCCCCTGCCCCTTATCTAGAAATAGTTGCTGCAAGTAAAGTAGGTTTAATTAATGGTGAATTTGTTTTAAATCCTACACTTGAATTATTAAAAACAAGTCAGCTTGATTTAGTAGTAGCAGGAACAAAAGATTCAGTGATGATGGTTGAATCAGAAGCACATTTACTCTCTGAAGAAAAAATGTTAGAAGCAATAAAATTTGGATTTGAAAATTTCCAGACAGTCATCAAGCTAATTAAAGAATTCGCGAAAGAAGCTAAAAAGCCTAAATTCGAAATGCAAGATTTATATCCTTCTTCATTAAAGAAAGAAATTGGGAAATTATTTGCAAAAGAAATTGAACAAGCTTTTGCGATAAAATCTAAGCAGGAACGTAATGCTAATTTAGCTTTAATACATGAAAAAGTTCTTACACATTTTGTATGCGATATAGAAAATAAAAAATATAATAATTATCAAATTGAATCAACTTTAAAAGCTATTTCAGCAGATATATTACGTAATAAAATTTTAGAACAAAATATACGTATTGATGGAAGAAGCACAACAGATATAAGACAAATTGCTTGTGAAGTAGGTTTATTACCATCAGCACACGGATCAGCTTTATTTACTAGAGGTGAAACGCAAAGTTTAGTTAGTACTACATTTGGGACTAGTTTAGATGAGCAAATAGTTGACAGTTTAGAAGGTGAATATAAAGAACGTTTTATGCTAAATTATATATTCCCGCCCTATTCTGTCAATGAAGCAATGCCAATGAAAGCTCCTAGTCGTCGTGAAGTTGGACACGGTAAACTTGCATGGCGTGCTATTAATCCAATATTACCTAATAAAGTACAATTTCCTTATTCTATTAGAGTAGTTGCTGAAACTACTGAGTCTAACGGTTCTTCTTCGATGGCAACTGTTTGCGGTAGTTCTCTTGCTTTAATGTATGCTGGCGTGCCAATAAAAGCACCGGTTGCTGGTATTGCTATGGGTCTTATTAAGGAAGGTGATAAATTTGCTATATTATCGGATATTATCGGTGATGAAGATTATTTCGGTGATATGGATTTTAAAGTTGCAGGCACTAGTAAAGGGATTACTGCATTACAAATGGATATTAAAATATCAGGAATAGATTTTAAAATAATCCAAGTAGCTTTAGAGCAAGCACGACACGGTCGTTTGCATATACTGGAGCAAATGAATAAAATTATCAGTAAACCAAATAGTGAACTAAGTAAAAACGCCCCTTCTTCTACTACTATAAAAATAGACAAAGATAAAATTAAAGATATTATAGGGCCAGGTGGTAAAATAATAAAGGAAATTTGTGAAACTAGTAATGCGAAAATAGATATAAGCGATGACGGCACGGTTTCTGTTTATGCTGCAGATAGGGATAAGATAAAAGTTGCATTGGATAAAATTAAAGCGATTGCTGTTGAGCCTGAAATTGGTGAAATATTTAACGGTACGGTAATGAAAGTTTTAGATTCTGGTGCTTTTATTAATTATTTAGGGAATAAAGACGGCTTTGTTCATATTAGTGAAATTTCAGAAACAAGAATAGACAAGGTTAGCAGTGTTTTAAAACAAGGTGATATAGTAAAAGTTAAGCTAATAGGCTTTGATAATAAAGGTAAAGCAAAACTAACTATTAAAAATGCTTGCAAAGATCACTCTTTAAATAATCCAAAACAAAAAAATAATGTTAAAGAAGATTCAGAACCTGAGCAGCGACGTGATGCTAGTAAAAAACGTACTTGGAATGAAGATAATAATACTGAAATGTCTGAAGTAATTACAGAACGTAAATATTTTACATAA
- the lptB gene encoding LPS export ABC transporter ATP-binding protein translates to MDNLQIKNISKSYKKRNILTDISLHIKQGEIVGLFGPNGAGKTTCFNIIIGLMSPDSGQLLLNDINITNLPIYLRARLGIGYLLQEPSIFRGLSVADNIKAVVEISENDKEVIEQKTHDLLEKFSIIHLKDFSSASLSGGERRRLEIARSFVIEPKFIMLDEPLAGIDPLAISDIKNLITYLREFNIGILITDHNVRDTLDIVDRAYVIFEGKVLLEGSAQEIANSKKVKEVYLGESFNF, encoded by the coding sequence ATGGATAATTTACAAATTAAAAATATATCAAAATCCTATAAAAAAAGAAATATATTAACTGATATATCTCTTCATATAAAACAAGGAGAAATAGTTGGTTTATTTGGGCCTAATGGAGCAGGGAAAACAACTTGTTTTAACATTATTATTGGTTTAATGAGTCCGGACTCAGGACAATTACTTTTAAATGATATAAATATTACAAACTTGCCTATTTATTTACGAGCAAGGCTTGGAATCGGATATCTTCTTCAAGAACCTTCAATATTTCGTGGATTATCAGTTGCAGATAATATTAAAGCTGTAGTTGAAATATCTGAGAATGATAAAGAAGTAATAGAGCAAAAAACACATGATTTGCTAGAGAAATTTTCAATAATACATTTAAAAGATTTTTCCTCTGCTAGCTTATCAGGTGGTGAAAGGCGTAGGCTTGAGATTGCACGTTCGTTTGTAATAGAGCCTAAATTTATAATGCTTGATGAACCACTTGCAGGTATTGATCCGCTTGCTATTTCTGATATCAAAAATCTAATTACTTATTTACGTGAATTTAATATAGGTATATTAATCACTGACCATAATGTACGTGACACTTTAGATATAGTAGACCGTGCTTATGTTATTTTTGAAGGTAAAGTATTATTAGAAGGGAGTGCTCAAGAAATAGCTAACAGTAAAAAAGTCAAAGAAGTATATTTAGGAGAGAGTTTTAATTTTTAG
- a CDS encoding KpsF/GutQ family sugar-phosphate isomerase: MINTNNYHIIAKRIISNAANALDKLSNNIPADFNRIIEFLLSFKGRIILTGIGKSGYIARKIAASFSSTGMPSFYLHPSEASHGDLGTITRNDLVMMLSNSGETKELFNIIEYCNNSSIKIAAMTMNKNSTLAKRSDFLLIIPECQEASLIGAPTISSLIMLSLGDAVMTVIHEERGFTRDDFKIYHPGGTIGANLTKIKNIMRSGDEIPLVYEDTSFTETIIIMNKKRLGCTLVTDKEQNLIGIITDGDLRRNINDQIHLKTASSIMTKNPHHISSGIFAQEALNLMKAKNITNIPIVDNNMIIGIIHIHDLLRMGVS; encoded by the coding sequence ATGATCAATACAAATAATTACCACATTATCGCAAAGAGGATTATTTCTAATGCAGCAAATGCTTTAGATAAATTATCCAACAATATTCCTGCAGACTTTAACAGAATTATAGAATTTTTACTATCTTTTAAGGGACGGATAATTTTAACAGGTATAGGCAAAAGCGGTTATATTGCAAGGAAAATAGCTGCTAGTTTTTCTTCAACCGGTATGCCTTCCTTTTATTTACATCCTTCAGAAGCAAGTCATGGTGATTTAGGTACGATAACAAGAAATGATCTAGTAATGATGTTATCTAATTCTGGTGAAACTAAAGAACTATTTAATATAATTGAATATTGTAACAACTCTTCGATAAAAATTGCCGCAATGACAATGAATAAAAATTCCACTTTAGCTAAAAGAAGTGATTTTTTATTAATAATACCTGAATGTCAGGAGGCTTCATTAATTGGTGCCCCTACTATCTCATCTTTAATAATGTTATCACTCGGCGATGCTGTCATGACTGTTATACATGAAGAACGAGGCTTTACTAGAGATGATTTTAAAATTTATCATCCAGGTGGTACAATAGGTGCGAATTTAACAAAAATTAAAAATATAATGCGTAGTGGTGATGAAATACCTTTAGTATACGAAGATACTTCATTTACCGAAACTATCATTATTATGAATAAAAAACGGTTAGGTTGTACTCTTGTTACAGATAAAGAACAAAATTTGATAGGGATTATCACAGATGGTGATTTACGTCGTAATATTAACGATCAAATCCATTTAAAAACAGCATCAAGCATTATGACCAAAAATCCTCATCATATCTCATCGGGAATATTTGCACAAGAGGCTTTAAATTTAATGAAAGCAAAAAATATCACTAATATACCGATTGTTGATAATAATATGATTATAGGCATTATTCATATTCATGATTTACTCAGAATGGGAGTTAGTTAA
- a CDS encoding pentapeptide repeat-containing protein, with product MAATNNKNYQKVVEKVLSSSKANKALKSAIKDLSSSNSISLRTILLGAKFILTHPVNTYNLVKLAKSSNIYLGSEFQKSLLENSPIWEFLKKHSDDLPKIGRILAKAGFREFQDKSALDEEGLKILKECFKNEKVLNKLQDIAVELKQELTDWNKVTSNILDMLVTDKNFQKFFNAKSKDITHYIRTGVTEILPSDYIKSFDDILQKPEKKKLLKIFNTHPDVKQELVNNINNPNILKKFNKLFYEQEIILSSFLKEVKAQSKPFLQEYFESYKIDLKILDIIPTLLNKIPEIKEIFDTLNDPNQGVMISLEKALAMVAGDDQLKNFFANNKTILPNIALGIIENTPSVQNITKEYNFDKQMLIIVGEVMSKPEIAYEIITDLNKGDYMSLTGNIISIINDPSFKLKDILVEQSKKGLFDNLINGVLAQDEKNSQIIKQQLINYGMEASDVTKLTRIMPILLDKPESLKNVFRDFIKGNYTQMTKELIVLTKDNPEIKEYLNNNRTIFANILDKTLSDIPGINNLDKQELYNVLPSMLNYPGELVKIIEEVEKSNYHGAISAIYDLAQKTNYFEGQLPNIIKAGFNSGFNYATEKVKDIFSSSQDFKDKAIDEITIRTNLDKIRNRKFNLEGAILSGNLSNIDFSGVSLKNADLTQVTSLRDCNFKNTNLVDAKLPDNLIIFTDTYNLDKTIPTLAPKLIKAQQAKLVDKAIDKVFVQIKAEDKRNLVSKKEFVQQVKILLEENQIVKDYIIDKLNSLPMNMVTNLETPKINQYKHITNHVNSPFQILNPLYENIANQQDIKSNLFANILSEKISKKLFDKGDNRGEDFYLINQMLKSIVAEYSKPNQNNIDNFLEHQNLEKLASNIASTFYSKSKYTLLGTITSGIYLPKEIFNEQLKDNLKNEFKKINTSDVLKEAKSIVSNLDSKVHIVDNKNKSHTYKSVLTKNQKIHR from the coding sequence ATGGCTGCCACAAATAATAAAAATTATCAAAAAGTTGTAGAAAAAGTTTTATCTTCATCTAAAGCTAATAAAGCACTAAAGAGTGCAATTAAAGATTTATCATCTTCAAATAGTATCAGCTTAAGAACGATCTTACTCGGAGCAAAGTTTATTTTAACTCATCCTGTGAATACTTATAATCTTGTCAAGCTTGCTAAGTCATCTAATATATATCTGGGTTCAGAATTCCAAAAATCACTTCTTGAAAATTCTCCAATATGGGAATTTTTAAAAAAACATTCAGATGATTTACCGAAAATAGGTCGCATCTTAGCAAAAGCAGGTTTTAGAGAATTTCAAGATAAGAGTGCTTTAGATGAAGAAGGACTCAAAATACTGAAAGAATGTTTTAAAAATGAAAAAGTACTTAACAAACTTCAAGATATTGCAGTTGAACTAAAGCAAGAGCTAACAGACTGGAATAAAGTAACTTCTAACATTTTAGATATGTTGGTTACCGATAAAAATTTCCAAAAATTTTTTAATGCCAAGAGCAAAGATATTACTCATTATATACGTACCGGAGTAACTGAAATACTTCCAAGTGATTATATCAAATCTTTTGATGATATATTACAAAAACCAGAAAAGAAAAAATTATTAAAAATATTTAATACACATCCTGATGTTAAACAAGAATTAGTAAATAATATAAACAATCCTAATATTCTAAAAAAGTTTAATAAATTATTCTATGAACAAGAAATAATACTTTCAAGTTTCCTAAAAGAAGTAAAGGCACAATCTAAACCTTTCTTACAAGAATATTTTGAAAGTTACAAAATCGATCTTAAAATTTTAGATATTATTCCTACTTTATTAAATAAAATTCCTGAGATAAAAGAAATTTTTGATACTCTTAATGATCCAAATCAAGGTGTCATGATATCTCTTGAAAAAGCCTTAGCAATGGTAGCTGGTGATGATCAATTAAAAAATTTTTTTGCTAATAATAAAACAATATTACCAAATATTGCTTTAGGGATTATTGAAAATACTCCTAGCGTACAAAACATAACAAAAGAATATAATTTTGATAAACAAATGCTTATTATAGTAGGCGAAGTGATGTCAAAGCCAGAAATTGCTTATGAGATTATTACAGACTTAAATAAAGGCGATTATATGAGTTTAACCGGTAATATAATCTCTATTATTAATGATCCTTCATTTAAATTAAAAGATATCTTAGTAGAGCAAAGTAAAAAAGGGTTATTTGATAACTTAATTAATGGTGTTTTAGCACAAGATGAAAAAAATAGCCAAATTATAAAACAACAACTTATAAATTATGGTATGGAAGCAAGTGATGTTACAAAGCTCACTAGAATAATGCCTATATTACTTGATAAACCGGAATCCTTAAAAAATGTTTTTCGCGATTTTATTAAAGGTAATTATACGCAAATGACAAAAGAGTTAATAGTTTTAACTAAAGATAATCCTGAAATTAAAGAATATTTAAATAATAATAGAACAATATTTGCAAATATTTTAGATAAAACTTTATCAGATATACCAGGTATAAATAACCTTGATAAGCAAGAATTATATAATGTACTACCATCAATGTTAAATTATCCTGGTGAGTTAGTTAAAATTATAGAAGAAGTTGAAAAAAGTAATTACCATGGTGCAATTAGTGCGATATATGATCTAGCTCAAAAAACAAATTATTTTGAAGGACAATTACCTAATATTATAAAAGCAGGGTTTAACTCAGGGTTTAACTATGCTACTGAAAAAGTAAAAGATATATTTAGTTCATCACAAGATTTTAAAGATAAAGCTATAGATGAAATTACTATTAGAACAAATTTAGATAAAATACGAAATAGAAAATTCAACTTAGAAGGCGCTATATTATCAGGTAATTTATCAAATATTGATTTCTCAGGTGTATCACTTAAAAATGCAGATTTAACTCAAGTAACTTCGTTAAGAGATTGTAATTTTAAAAATACTAATTTAGTAGATGCTAAATTACCAGATAATTTAATAATATTTACAGACACTTATAATCTTGATAAGACTATCCCTACTTTAGCACCTAAACTAATTAAAGCACAACAAGCAAAATTAGTTGATAAGGCAATTGATAAAGTATTTGTACAAATAAAAGCTGAAGACAAAAGAAATTTAGTTAGTAAAAAAGAATTTGTACAACAAGTAAAAATATTACTTGAAGAAAATCAAATAGTTAAAGACTATATTATAGATAAGTTAAATTCATTGCCTATGAATATGGTTACTAATCTAGAAACTCCTAAAATAAATCAATATAAACATATTACAAATCATGTTAATTCGCCATTTCAAATATTGAATCCGTTATATGAAAATATTGCAAATCAACAAGATATTAAGAGTAATTTATTTGCAAATATTTTAAGCGAGAAAATATCAAAAAAACTTTTTGATAAAGGTGATAATAGAGGTGAAGATTTTTATCTGATTAATCAGATGCTAAAATCTATCGTTGCTGAATATTCTAAACCAAACCAAAATAATATTGATAATTTTTTAGAGCATCAAAATCTAGAAAAGTTAGCAAGTAATATTGCATCTACTTTCTATTCTAAATCTAAATATACCTTATTAGGCACTATTACCAGTGGAATTTATTTACCAAAAGAAATCTTTAATGAACAGTTAAAAGATAATTTAAAGAATGAGTTTAAAAAAATTAATACATCAGATGTATTAAAAGAAGCAAAAAGTATAGTTTCAAATTTAGATAGTAAAGTACATATAGTAGATAATAAGAATAAATCGCATACTTACAAATCAGTACTTACAAAAAATCAAAAAATACATAGATAA
- the miaA gene encoding tRNA (adenosine(37)-N6)-dimethylallyltransferase MiaA yields MIKKEIIILCGPTASGKSYLGHELAKAYGCEIINIDSMQVYREIPIITASPIQIYNTGIHYHLYNFLSITEDFSVIKYLKLASEKIREITARGKIPILIGGTGLYINLLVFGYNNIPDISQDVRVQVRNLHNEIGNIELWNKLEKLDPIAATKINHCDTQRLIRAYEVLMHTGKSIFSFHTAQKERILSDFNFKIIFLNPERKFLYKTCDERLDKIFKDKAIDEIALIKKQFTPKEYANLKAVGIKEIIAYLDGNLTLNDALNVAQMRTRQYAKRQVTWFTHQIQDKTILEYSTQEEFEQILRNLLFTLKS; encoded by the coding sequence GTGATCAAGAAAGAAATAATTATATTATGTGGACCAACTGCTAGTGGAAAGTCTTATTTAGGGCATGAACTTGCTAAAGCATATGGCTGTGAAATCATTAATATCGACTCAATGCAGGTTTATAGAGAAATACCTATTATCACCGCCTCTCCTATTCAAATTTATAACACCGGCATCCATTATCATCTTTATAATTTCTTATCAATTACGGAAGATTTTTCAGTAATAAAATATCTAAAACTTGCTTCAGAAAAAATAAGAGAAATAACAGCTCGAGGTAAGATACCAATATTAATTGGAGGCACTGGTTTATATATTAACTTATTAGTCTTTGGCTATAATAATATTCCTGATATCTCACAAGATGTACGAGTACAAGTAAGAAATTTACATAATGAAATAGGTAATATAGAATTATGGAATAAATTAGAGAAGCTTGATCCTATTGCAGCTACAAAAATCAATCATTGTGATACTCAGCGTTTAATTAGGGCTTATGAAGTACTCATGCACACTGGTAAATCTATTTTTTCTTTTCATACTGCACAAAAAGAACGAATCTTATCTGATTTTAATTTTAAAATTATTTTCTTAAACCCTGAGCGCAAATTTTTATATAAAACTTGTGATGAGCGTTTAGATAAGATATTTAAAGATAAAGCAATTGATGAAATTGCTTTAATAAAAAAACAATTTACTCCTAAAGAGTATGCTAATTTAAAAGCTGTAGGGATAAAAGAAATTATAGCATATTTAGATGGGAATCTAACACTAAATGATGCTTTAAATGTAGCTCAAATGAGAACTCGTCAGTATGCTAAAAGACAAGTTACTTGGTTTACACACCAGATACAAGATAAGACAATATTAGAATATTCAACCCAAGAAGAGTTTGAACAAATATTAAGAAACTTGTTATTTACTTTAAAAAGTTAA
- the lptC gene encoding LPS export ABC transporter periplasmic protein LptC: MPYFYKLRKKIWKSVYLLIILGMLYIGYILIQNGYMNEKNDINVTKKNLNLRNNKNYDLKYNVILQDSIFEGVNKNLNAYKIKTERAIKESGNKYKLDIINAIYSIKQDQTLIITAKEGFLDQESNTLDLKNDIKLFVDEIIFNTNNARINLVNQNINGNSSAKLIYKNSSITSDSFNTMNENNIIIFKGNVSTIIDLSDY, translated from the coding sequence ATGCCATATTTTTATAAACTGCGAAAAAAAATTTGGAAATCTGTATATCTTTTAATAATACTAGGAATGTTATATATAGGATATATTTTAATTCAAAACGGTTATATGAATGAAAAAAATGATATTAATGTTACTAAAAAAAATCTAAATTTAAGAAATAATAAAAATTATGATTTAAAATATAATGTGATATTGCAAGATTCAATTTTTGAAGGAGTCAATAAAAATTTAAATGCGTATAAGATTAAAACTGAACGAGCTATAAAAGAATCAGGGAATAAATATAAATTAGATATAATAAATGCTATTTATAGTATTAAGCAAGACCAAACTCTTATTATTACTGCGAAAGAAGGTTTTTTAGATCAAGAATCAAACACATTAGATTTAAAAAACGATATAAAACTTTTTGTTGATGAAATAATATTTAACACTAATAATGCAAGGATTAATTTAGTAAATCAAAATATAAATGGTAACTCCTCTGCTAAATTAATTTACAAAAACTCTTCAATTACTTCGGATAGTTTTAATACAATGAATGAAAATAATATTATAATTTTTAAAGGCAATGTCTCTACAATCATCGATTTATCGGATTATTAA
- a CDS encoding ribonucleotide-diphosphate reductase subunit beta — MSLLDASPIYKPFSYPWAYEAWHTQQKIHWLPEEVPLAYDVKDWKYNLTPGEKHLLTQIFRFFTQADIEVNNCYMKHYSRVFKPTEVLMMLSAFSNMETVHIAAYSHLLDTVGMPEVEYSAFLKYKEMKDKYDYMQQFGVDNKEDIATTLAVFGAFTEGLQLFASFAIMLNFPRFNKMKGMGQIIAWSVRDETLHTNSIITLFKTFVRENPEVWTETLRKRIYEACTTIVHFEDAFIELAFEVGGIEGLTAYEVRQYIRYIADRRLMQLGLKDVYLVNHNPLPWLDEMLNGVEHTNFFENRATEYSKAATTGSWEEVFAEMDNK, encoded by the coding sequence ATGTCACTACTTGATGCAAGTCCAATTTATAAACCATTTTCATATCCATGGGCATATGAAGCTTGGCACACTCAACAAAAAATTCATTGGTTGCCAGAAGAAGTGCCATTGGCCTATGATGTTAAAGATTGGAAATATAATTTAACTCCAGGGGAAAAACATTTATTAACTCAAATATTTCGTTTTTTTACTCAGGCGGATATTGAAGTGAATAACTGCTATATGAAACATTATTCAAGAGTATTTAAACCAACTGAAGTATTAATGATGTTATCGGCTTTTTCTAATATGGAAACAGTACATATCGCAGCGTATTCACATTTACTTGATACGGTAGGTATGCCAGAAGTAGAATATTCAGCATTTCTTAAATATAAAGAAATGAAAGATAAATATGATTATATGCAGCAATTCGGTGTCGATAATAAAGAAGACATAGCCACTACACTTGCAGTGTTTGGAGCTTTTACGGAAGGATTACAACTATTTGCTTCTTTTGCGATTATGCTTAATTTTCCTCGTTTTAATAAAATGAAAGGTATGGGACAGATTATTGCTTGGTCTGTTCGTGATGAAACACTACATACTAACTCAATTATTACGCTATTTAAGACTTTTGTAAGAGAAAATCCTGAAGTTTGGACTGAAACTCTACGTAAACGTATTTATGAAGCGTGTACAACTATTGTGCATTTTGAAGATGCTTTTATTGAACTGGCTTTTGAAGTTGGTGGTATTGAAGGGTTAACAGCATATGAAGTAAGACAATATATTCGTTATATTGCTGATCGTCGTTTAATGCAGTTAGGACTTAAAGATGTATATTTGGTAAATCATAACCCTCTTCCTTGGCTTGATGAAATGTTAAATGGAGTTGAGCATACAAATTTTTTTGAAAATAGAGCAACTGAATATTCTAAAGCAGCAACTACCGGTTCATGGGAAGAAGTTTTTGCTGAAATGGATAATAAATAG